One Mangifera indica cultivar Alphonso chromosome 4, CATAS_Mindica_2.1, whole genome shotgun sequence genomic region harbors:
- the LOC123212877 gene encoding dehydrodolichyl diphosphate synthase complex subunit NUS1, with protein MDFRDGMNKVYSLIAQIGNLGLHVLWYFLHFVISLWYVALGIVCALESYLISVGILKKYKALDINKLRYLALVVESEEAYQIPKIIELLQWLVALGVKQVCLYDTEGILKKSKDSILVKLNNSTVFEEADQSNPLLEPKHISVEFASFSDGKEAVAKAANLLFRKYLKLGDSDKIQEEKIFTEAGMTEALKAVGCGGPEPDLLLVYGPARCHLGFPAWRIRYTEIIHMGSLNSMNHGSLIKAIYRFTMVRQNYGK; from the exons atgGATTTTAGAGACGGGATGAATAAGGTGTACTCTTTGATTGCTCAA ATTGGCAATCTAGGGCTCCATGTATTGTGGTATTTTCTGCATTTTGTTATCAGCTTATGGTACGTTGCACTGGGAATAGTCTGTGCGTTAGAAAGCTATCTTATATCCGTTGGAATACTGAAAAAATACAAAGCCCTTGATATAAACAAGCTTCGGTACCTGGCCTTAGTGGTAGAAAGTGAAGAAGCTTATCAGATTCCGAAAATTATTGAGCTTTTGCAATGGCTGGTGGCTCTTGGTGTCAAACAAGTGTGCCTTTATGATACCGAAG GAATACTGAAGAAATCAAAGGATTCCATTTTGGtgaaattgaataattcaaCAGTATTTGAG GAAGCTGATCAAAGCAATCCACTTCTTGAACCTAAACATATAAGTGTGGAATTCGCTTCATTCTCCGACGGAAAGGAAGCAGTGGCCAAAGCAGCTAATTTACTGTTTAGGAAGTATTTGAAATTGGGTGATTCAGACAAAATTCAGGAAGAGAAAATTTTCACTGAAGCTGGCATGACTGAGGCACTAAAAGCTGTCG GTTGTGGAGGACCAGAACCTGATCTCTTATTGGTTTATGGACCTGCAAGATGCCATCTAGGTTTTCCTGCTTGGAGAATTCGATATACAGAGATCAT ACACATGGGATCCTTGAACTCCATGAACCATGGTTCTCTTATAAAGGCTATATACAGATTTACAATGGTCCGGCAAAATTATG GTAAATGA
- the LOC123214283 gene encoding uncharacterized protein LOC123214283 → MINEDDANNNCGDVVENVSRKRKSSTNSNGNSTENQNTKRINQTNNNHPNEEQEDKDGMLALSLAIRPTKPTRELPEEESSPLPSESLESLSVAMPSLETSLSESMPELQHQLQLPPTHTIYVSTFVKDTQNLSVCCLQEPATQRQYRLRRNPTQAPGEGKGDTVPALFPWSTTKRATVQSFDYLVSKNITSISGDVHCRKCEKKYKMEYDLLEKFLEVWRFIADNKSSMHDRAPNVWMNPVLPTCRFCRQENCARPVIPLKKKQMNWLFLLLGQLLGCCTLDQLKYFCKHTKNHRTGAKDRVLYLTYLGLCKQLDPTGPFDR, encoded by the coding sequence ATGATCAATGAAGACGACGCAAATAACAACTGTGGCGACGTCGTTGAAAACGTCAGCCGAAAGAGAAAGAGCAGTACAAACAGCAACGGAAACAGTACCGAAAACCAGAACACAAAGAGGATTAATCAAACCAACAACAACCACCCCAATGAGGAGCAAGAGGATAAAGATGGTATGCTTGCTCTTTCTCTTGCGATTCGTCCCACAAAACCTACGCGAGAGCTCCCAGAAGAAGAATCTTCACCATTGCCATCAGAATCCTTAGAGTCTTTATCAGTAGCAATGCCGTCACTGGAAACATCTTTATCAGAATCAATGCCGGAACTGCAACATCAACTTCAACTGCCGCCAACGCACACCATTTACGTCTCCACATTTGTAAAGGATACTCAAAATCTATCCGTGTGCTGTCTCCAAGAACCGGCTACCCAACGGCAGTATCGTCTCCGGAGGAACCCTACACAGGCGCCTGGCGAAGGAAAAGGCGACACGGTACCAGCCCTATTCCCGTGGTCCACGACGAAACGTGCCACGGTGCAGAGTTTCGATTATTTAGTGTCGAAGAACATAACGAGCATAAGCGGTGACGTGCATTGCAGGAAATGCGAGAAAAAGTACAAAATGGAGTACGATTTGCTGGAGAAGTTTCTCGAAGTGTGGAGGTTCATTGCGGACAATAAGAGCAGTATGCATGACAGGGCTCCTAACGTGTGGATGAATCCCGTGCTGCCCACCTGCAGATTTTGTCGGCAAGAGAATTGCGCGAGGCCTGTGATTCCACTGAAGAAGAAGCAGATGAATTGGTTGTTTTTGCTTTTGGGACAGTTGCTGGGTTGCTGTACGCTCGATCAGTTGAAGTATTTCTGTAAACATACCAAAAATCATCGAACTGGGGCTAAAGATCGTGTTCTCTATCTCACATATCTCGGTCTGTGCAAGCAACTTGATCCCACCGGCCCTTTTGATCGCTGA
- the LOC123214284 gene encoding LOW QUALITY PROTEIN: phosphatidylinositol 4-kinase alpha 1 (The sequence of the model RefSeq protein was modified relative to this genomic sequence to represent the inferred CDS: inserted 7 bases in 4 codons; deleted 1 base in 1 codon; substituted 3 bases at 3 genomic stop codons) yields MKALIELCDLIAQNPKQFSDRLAWICNRCSQPDLLLSRSPCVSRSHLNAVLAVARFLSKCSEEPLPRAKSLVLDFFRAIPSSFHRSFWPQAFSNSILSFFTDFLGYVLQSTDVFPDFEADIAAVSGEVVLAAVNYNMAEDLGVLRVFRLALSRNFPPILASHTNTVVTCLFDQFAVLIPALPREQMTINSETSSHRSPLILKHLQLQHSSNNESESSPGNEVSSHISVSNXVINGGGGIYGQVNDVPQVRQQMALYEEESLESLEKQEIALKLITHILDKLQIDSKLLEQVRFIAKKQLHSLCAFMKIRKRDWNEQGPLLKARINANLSVYQSVARLKIKSLASLDPNGETSKRLVLDALALLLEAAEACLLSVCRKLRVCEEPFSSLLLGIAQIPVIRGGQLLRVLLICFKPLVLTACVQPQGDTRGSSQGALFERIKKTSCETIESGWTKDRVPVDTFIMVFATRFRERNDYEDRVDKEKHMVPPLQLNLIHLLADVTVTVNKSEVVDLILPLFVESLEEGDASTPSSLXLHLLDLXMASLGFEKSYCETVVLMTRSYLSKLSSVGSAEGKTMPAEATTVRVETLPAGFLLVDSGLKSPKLRSDYRHRLLSLCSDVGLXAESRSGGSGADFLGPLLPAVAEMCSDLDPTVDVEPSLLKLFRNLWFYVTLFGLAPPIRTSKPLAKPVSTTLNSVVSTGTIPLQAVCGPYMWNELWSSAAERIAQGTPPLMSWSSMLFATLEERIYSVRLNPSLYLCTIFQMSEETLLNLTPKDVGVRMVALWLIWDSISSRPKISXEKLVEYARTAFSVDHRIALSLASRFRMNASLKSEITNLVQSHILELRCIPEALPYFVTPKTVDEDSALLHQLPHWAGCSVTKVLELLTPAYKGHSHVMAYVLRALESYPPERVTFFMPQLVQALRYADKKLLEAYLLRAAERSDIFAHIILWHLQNPGKTLTLGRISHFKHCCPPFNNILSRVSLLRPLHCFRESLISLTKLHLFLGIISTPQRRTLSWYXEVYLFKLLFFGLGFLPSYSNRELEKIEVEGEDLYLPTAPNKLVXGIQVDSGIPLQSAAEVPIMITFNVIDRDGDPSNVKPQACIFKVGDDCRQDVLALQVISLLRDIFQAVGLNLYLYPYGVLPTGYERGIIERYSTNFTELAVLFETGLVGSPSFETARENSIISSAGYAVASLLLQPKDRYNGNLLFDNQGRLVHIDFILETSSSGNMRFESAHIKLSYDMTQLLDPSGAMKSDTWYQFVGLCITGYLATRRYMDGIINTVLLMLESGSHCFSRGDPIGNLRKRFHPEMSECEAANYMIHVSADAYNKWTTFGYDMIHTALRSEVNLGFVFKCTLLFVILFL; encoded by the exons ATGAAGGCATTGATCGAGCTGTGCGATCTGATCGCGCAGAATCCGAAGCAATTCTCTGATAGACTTGCGTGGATTTGCAACCGGTGTTCACAGCCTGACTTGCTTCTGTCCAGATCCCCATGCGTTTCACGTTCTCATCTCAATGCCGTACTGGCTGTCGCTCGGTTTCTGTCCAAATGCAGCGAGGAGCCCTTGCCACGTGCTAAATCTTTGGTGCTTGATTTCTTCCGCGCCATTCCGTCGTCATTTCACCGCTCGTTCTGGCCTCAGGCGTTCAGTAATtcaattttgtctttctttACGGATTTCTTGGGTTACGTGTTGCAATCTACCGATGTTTTCCCCGATTTTGAGGCCGATATTGCTGCGGTATCCGGAGAGGTGGTTCTGGCAGCAGTTAATTACAACATGGCTGAAGATTTGGGAGTGCTTAGAGTGTTC CGCCTGGCTTTGTCGAGAAACTTCCCGCCAATTCTAGCTTCACATACGAATACAGTGGTGACGTGTCTCTTTGATCAATTTGCAGTACTCATTCCGGCTTTACCTAGAGAACAAATGACAATTAACTCAGAAACGTCCTCTCACAGgtcaccgttaattttaaaacatcttCAGCTTCAGCACAGTAGCAATAACGAGAGCGAGTCAAGTCCAGGAAATGAGGTTAGCAGCCACATTTCGGTGTCGA GTGTAATCAATGGCGGAGGAGGTATATATGGTCAAGTGAATGATGTACCACAAGTCAGGCAACAGATGGCTTTGTACGAGGAAGAATCACTCGAGAGCTTGGAGAAGCAGGAGATTGCACTTAAATTGATCACGCATATTTTGGATAAATTACAGATTGATTCCAAGCTTCTGGAGCAGGTTAGGTTTATCGCGAAGAAGCAGCTCCACTCCTTGTGTGCTTTTATGAAG ATAAGGAAGCGGGACTGGAATGAACAAGGGCCACTTTTGAAAGCCAGAATAAATGCAAATCTATCTGTTTATCAATCTGTGGCTAGGTTGAAAATTAAGAGTCTTGCATCTCTTGATCCAAATGGGGAAACCTCTAAGAGGTTGGTCCTTGATGCTCTTGCATTGCTGCTTGAAGCTGCTGAAGCTTGTTTGCTCTCTGTATGTAGAAAGCTGAGAGTTTGTGAAGAGCCGTTCAGTTCACTGCTTTTGGGGATAGCACAGATTCCCGTTATTAGGGGAGGTCAACTGCTGCGTGTTTTACTTATTTGCTTCAAGCCCCTTGTACTAACTGCATGTGTGCAG CCCCAAGGAGATACACGGGGCAGCAGCCAGGGTGCCTTGTTTGAGAGAATTAAGAAGACAAGTTGTGAGACAATTGAATCTGGCTGGACCAAGGACCGGGTACCTGTTGACACATTTATCATGGTATTTGCTACAAGATTTCGCGAACGAAATGATTATGAAGACCGG GTTGATAAAGAGAAACATATGGTTCCTCCTCTGCAACTTAATCTTATACACCTGCTCGCTGATGTGACTGTTACTGTTAACAAATCTGAAGTGGTAGACTTGATATTGCCACTTTTTGTTGAGAGCTTAGAAGAGGGTGATGCTTCAACTCCTAGCTCATTGTGACTTCAC CTTCTTGATTT CATGGCAAGTTTAGGTTTTGAGAAGTCTTATTGTGAAACAGTTGTTCTGATGACAAGAAGTTACTTGAGTAAGCTATCAAGTGTTGGGTCTGCTGAAGGCAAAACTATGCCAGCCGAAGCCACTACAGTACGTGTTGAG ACTCTACCTGCTGGATTCCTTCTAGTTGATAGTGGTCTTAAGAGTCCCAAATTGCGTTCAGATTACCGTCATCGTTTGCTATCTTTATGCTCTGATGTAGGGTT GGCTGAGTCTAGAAGTGGGGG GAGTGGAGCAGATTTTTTGGGGCCTCTGCTTCCTGCTGTAGCTGAAATGTGTTCTGATTTAGACCCTACTGTAGATGTGGAACCATCACTTTTGAAGTTGTTTCGCAACTTGTGGTTCTATGTTACTCTTTTTGGTTTAGCACCTCCCATACGAACATCTAAACCACTAGCAAAGCCGGTTTCCACTACACTGAACAGTGTGGTAAGCACAGGAACCATTCCTCTTCAAGCAGTCTGTGGACCGTACATGTGGAATGAACTGTGGTCTTCTGCTGCTGAACGGATTGCTCAAGGAACTCCTCCCCTT ATGAGTTGGAGCTCAATGCTCTTCGCAACCCTGGAAGAGAGGATCTATAG TGTGAGGCTCAATCCATCTCTGTATTTGTGCACTATCTTTCAAATGAGCGAGGAGACACTACTCAACCTGACCCCAAAGGACGTGGGCGTGAGAATGGTAGCCCTTTGGCTGATATG GGATAGCATATCTTCTCGTCCTAAAATTAGCTGAGAGAAATTGGTTGAATATGCTAGAACTGCATTCTCAGTTGATCATAGGATTGCGCTATCCTTGGCATCAAGGTTTCGGATGAATGCTTCTTTGAAGAGTGAAATAACAAATCTGGTTCAG TCGCATATATTGGAACTCCGCTGTATACCTGAAGCATTGCCATATTTTGTCACCCCAAAGACAGTTGATGAAGATTCAGCACTTTTGCACCAATTGCCACATTGGGCAGGTTGTTCGGTTACAAAAGTTCTTGAGCTCCTAACTCCCGCATATAAGGGTCATTCACATGTCATGGCATATGTTTTAAGGGCTTTGGAATCCTATCCTCCTGAGCGAGTGACTTTCTTCATGCCACAGCTAGTGCAGGCTTTACGATATGCTGACAAG AAATTGCTGGAAGCGTATCTGCTTAGGGCAGCTGAAAGAAGTGATATATTTGCCCATATCATATTATGGCATCTACAG AATCCAGGAAAGACCCTAACTCTGGGAAG AATAAGTCATTTCAAGCATTGTTGCCCACCGTTCAACAACATATTATCGAGGGTTTCACTCCTAAGGCCCTTGCATTGTTTCAGAGAGAGTTTGATTTCTTTGACAAAGTTACATCTATTTCTGGGTATTATTTCCACTCCCCAAAGAAGAACGCTGAGCTGGTATTAGGAGGTATACTTGTTCAAGCTTCTATTCTTTGGACTGGGTTTTTTACCTTCATACTCCAATAGGGAGTTGGAAAAAATTGAAGTGGAGGGAGAAGACCTATATCTACCAACTGCTCCTAACAAGCTTGT GGGTATTCAGGTGGATAGTGGAATACCACTACAATCAGCAGCAGAAGTTCCAATTATGATCACATTTAATGTGATTGATCGGGATGGTGACCCAAGCAATGTGAAGCCCCAGGCTTGCATTTTCAAG GTTGGTGATGATTGTCGACAAGATGTTCTTGCTCTTCAAGTGATATCACTTCTAAGAGACATATTTCAAGCTGTTGGACTTAATCTTTATCTTTACCCATATGGTGTTCTCCCTACTGGCTATGAGAGAGGTATAATTGAG AGATATAGCACCAATTTTACTGAATTAGCTGTTCT GTTTGAAACTGGGCTCGTTGGGTCTCCCAGTTTTGAAACTGCACGTGAGAACTCCATCATCAGCAGTGCTGGTTATGCAGTTGCTAGCCTCTTACTTCAACCCAAGGATAGATACAATGGGAATCTTCTATTTGACAA CCAGGGGCGGCTTGTCCATATTGATTTCATTTTGGAAACCTCATCTAGTGGAAATATGCGTTTTGAGAGTGCACACATCAAGCTGAGCTATGATATGACCCAATTACTAGATCCATCTGGGGCTATGAAGAGTGATACATGGTATCAATTTGTGGG CTTGTGTATTACGGGTTATCTGGCTACTCGGCGTTATATGGATGGTATCATCAACACAGTGCTGTTAATGCTGGAAAGTGGATCACATTGCTTCAGCAGGGGTGACCCAATTGGAAATCTTCGCAAGAGGTTTCATCCAGAGATGAGTGAATGTGAGGCTGCCAATTACATGATACACGTATCCGCAGACGCTTACAATAAATGGACCACTTTTGGATATGACATGATACACACGGCATTGAGAAGTGAGGTAAATTTGGGCTTTGTCTTCAAATGTACATTATTGTTTGTAATTCTTTTCTTATAG
- the LOC123213464 gene encoding putative polyol transporter 1 — translation MASLGADTTVSTTHADQPPKTLADFDPPQKPKRNKFAFACAILASMTSILLGYDTGVMSGAAIYIQKDLKISDVQVEVIVGIINIYSLLGSAAAGRTSDWIGRRYTIVVAGAIFLVGALLMGFATNYAFLMVGRFVAGIGVGYALMIAPVYTAEVSPASSRGFLTSFPEVFINGGVLLGYVSNYAFSKFPLQLGWRLMLGISAVPSVMLGVGVLAMPESPRWLVLQGRLGDARKVLDKISDSKEEAAIRLADIKEAAGIPQECNDDIFQVQKRSHGEGVWKELLLHPTPAVRHILICALGIHFFQQASGIDSVVLYSPRIFEKAGITSDNDKLLATVAVGFAKTIFILVATFLLDRIGRRPLILSSVGGMILSLATLGICLTVIDHSHTKIPWAIGLAITTVLSFVAFFSIGMGPIPWVYSSEIFPLRLRAQGASMGVAMNRVISGTLGMTFISLYKAMTIGGVFFLYTGITTVAWLFFYTVYPETQGKTLEEIQGLFGNLNWLRDSQRKKRDTQLNDISNGNTDDSSSVQLGGVSNTKTK, via the exons atGGCTAGCCTGGGGGCCGACACTACTGTTAGTACTACTCATGCTGACCAACCTCCCAAAACCCTTGCAGATTTCGATCCTCCCCAGAAACCCAAACGCAACAAGTTTGCTTTCGCTTGCGCCATTCTAGCTTCCATGACTTCCATCTTGCTCGGCTATG ATACTGGAGTAATGAGTGGGGCGGCAATCTACATACAAAAGGACCTCAAAATTAGCGATGTCCAAGTGGAGGTTATAGTGGGGATCATCAACATTTACTCACTGTTGGGTTCGGCCGCGGCCGGTCGAACTTCCGACTGGATCGGGCGACGCTACACCATCGTAGTAGCAGGAGCCATATTCCTTGTGGGAGCTCTGCTGATGGGTTTCGCTACCAACTATGCGTTTCTAATGGTGGGCCGTTTTGTTGCTGGTATTGGCGTCGGTTATGCTCTCATGATCGCTCCTGTTTACACTGCCGAAGTCTCCCCTGCTTCTTCTCGTGGCTTCCTCACTTCTTTCCCGGAG GTCTTCATTAATGGAGGGGTATTACTGGGATACGTTTCAAACTACGCGTTCTCGAAGTTCCCACTTCAGTTGGGATGGCGACTGATGCTTGGCATCAGCGCCGTCCCCTCCGTGATGCTGGGAGTCGGTGTTTTGGCCATGCCTGAGTCACCTCGTTGGCTAGTCCTACAAGGTCGACTCGGAGACGCACGGAAAGTCCTCGACAAAATCTCCGACTCCAAAGAGGAAGCCGCCATAAGACTTGCCGATATTAAAGAAGCTGCTGGCATCCCCCAAGAATGCAACGACGACATCTTTCAGGTTCAAAAACGTAGCCACGGCGAGGGTGTATGGAAAGAACTACTCCTTCATCCTACACCAGCGGTTCGTCACATTTTAATCTGTGCCCTTGGTATTCATTTCTTCCAGCAGGCGTCGGGTATAGACTCCGTCGTTTTGTACAGTCCCAGGATCTTTGAAAAGGCCGGGATTACATCTGATAACGACAAGTTACTCGCAACTGTAGCCGTCGGGTTTGCGAAGACAATTTTCATCTTGGTGGCTACTTTTTTGCTTGATAGGATCGGACGGCGACCGTTGATTTTGAGTAGTGTTGGGGGTATGATTCTGTCTCTTGCCACCCTCGGAATCTGTTTAACGGTAATTGATCACTCTCACACGAAGATACCATGGGCCATTGGATTAGCCATTACCACGGTGTTGTCATTCGTCGCGTTCTTCTCGATCGGAATGGGGCCCATCCCGTGGGTCTACAGCTCTGAGATTTTCCCATTGAGGCTACGCGCTCAGGGAGCCAGCATGGGCGTTGCTATGAATAGAGTTATAAGTGGGACCCTAGGAATGACTTTCATCTCACTTTACAAGGCTATGACAATCGGCGGAGTCTTCTTCCTTTACACGGGAATCACAACGGTGGCCTGGCTGTTCTTTTATACGGTGTATCCGGAAACACAGGGTAAAACCCTTGAAGAGATTCAGGGCCTTTTCGGTAACTTAAATTGGTTGAGGGATTCCCAGCGGAAGAAGAGAGACACTCAACTTAACGACATCAGTAACGGGAACACTGACGATTCTAGTAGCGTTCAGTTAGGAGGTGTGTCAAACACCAAAACTAAGTAG